One part of the Treponema sp. OMZ 787 genome encodes these proteins:
- a CDS encoding helicase-related protein, giving the protein MKYKNLPVYEQKDRILEMLEHNQVIVVESPTGSGKTTQLPVILHEAGYSRSGMIGVTQPRRIAALSVSEFISKQLKEPMPGLVGYKMRFEDKTSSDTKIKIMTDGILLQELKLDPWLSKYSVILVDEAHERSLNIDFILGLLKRIIAERKDFKVIISSATINTDLFSMYFDGCPVIKIDAITYPVTLIFDPPAIKASTDTQEAETALMDKIASIVGRILSEGRSGAILVFLPGERAIKDCIERLSKEPWYRKLFILPLYGRLSKEEQERVFKSPPFGKKKIVISTNIAETSITINDIAAVIDSGLAKLNFYNPFTFTSSLDETLISKASCNQRRGRAGRTQEGVCYRLYTRKDFETRQLYTLEEIYRTDLSEVVMRMAELGILDFENFDFISPPGKKGIIGAIDTLNMLEALESDRSLSSIGKMMCLFPLAPRQSRIIVEAITKYPDLVEEVLIAAAFLSARSPVIFPEGEEIEARKAHALFDEPLGDFASFLKVFRMYSQALDKERFCKIHYLDDRVMAEIANIKEQLELIVSDMGVPILSGGKMEHYLTAIAKGMIQFVCSAQGRDSYRSLTTEKIFIHPGSCMYKEKEQFIVAGEIVRTSRMYAMSVSPLSKKIIEEVAPALLEKKDKRLKTGKEEQRAETKEEKKKSEEESVLIEGTRYLIKKIKGKKHLILPWKEFKLTAEAIRQKYTEENQNGALEQLKGLRGKIEIGKSELLSGEKMDLILNVVNNFNIEPIEKTADEKRFDKNKNYFFEEDLEVLINSLSLLFRTTIAKKTTKQLGFITLFCDGTGHFWFKTSRGFHTALHECLVSLQSLIDLAGEDFSEEQKTIVRNIYGKMNKMI; this is encoded by the coding sequence ATGAAATATAAAAATCTACCGGTATACGAACAAAAAGACAGAATATTGGAAATGCTTGAGCACAATCAGGTAATAGTTGTAGAAAGCCCCACAGGCTCAGGCAAGACTACACAGCTGCCGGTTATTTTACATGAAGCAGGTTATAGCCGTTCAGGTATGATAGGCGTTACTCAGCCGCGCCGTATTGCGGCCCTTTCGGTAAGCGAATTTATTTCAAAACAGCTTAAAGAGCCCATGCCCGGCCTTGTCGGATATAAGATGAGGTTTGAAGATAAGACCTCAAGCGATACAAAGATAAAAATAATGACCGACGGCATTCTTTTACAGGAACTGAAACTCGATCCGTGGCTCAGTAAGTATTCCGTAATCTTGGTTGATGAGGCCCATGAACGCAGTTTAAACATAGACTTTATTTTGGGGCTTTTAAAGCGGATAATAGCCGAACGCAAGGACTTTAAGGTAATTATTTCGTCGGCTACTATAAACACCGATCTATTTTCGATGTATTTTGACGGATGCCCGGTAATCAAAATAGATGCCATAACCTACCCCGTTACCCTTATCTTTGACCCTCCCGCGATCAAGGCCTCTACCGATACCCAAGAGGCGGAAACGGCCCTGATGGACAAGATAGCCTCGATTGTAGGCCGCATTTTAAGCGAGGGACGGAGCGGAGCCATCCTTGTTTTTCTTCCCGGGGAAAGGGCAATCAAGGACTGTATCGAAAGGCTTTCAAAAGAACCGTGGTACAGAAAACTTTTTATCCTTCCCCTTTACGGCCGCTTAAGCAAGGAAGAACAAGAAAGGGTTTTTAAGTCTCCTCCCTTCGGCAAAAAAAAGATTGTTATCTCGACAAACATAGCAGAAACCTCAATTACCATAAACGATATCGCGGCCGTCATAGACTCAGGCCTTGCAAAGCTTAACTTTTATAATCCTTTTACCTTTACCTCAAGCTTGGATGAGACCCTCATATCGAAGGCCTCTTGTAACCAAAGACGAGGACGAGCCGGAAGAACTCAGGAAGGCGTATGCTACCGCCTTTATACCCGTAAAGATTTTGAAACAAGGCAGCTTTATACCCTCGAAGAAATCTACCGTACCGACCTATCCGAGGTTGTTATGCGCATGGCGGAACTCGGCATCCTCGACTTTGAAAATTTCGACTTTATTTCGCCTCCCGGTAAAAAAGGCATCATAGGGGCCATAGACACCCTTAACATGCTAGAGGCCCTCGAAAGCGACCGCTCTTTAAGCAGCATAGGAAAGATGATGTGTCTTTTTCCCTTGGCTCCGAGGCAGTCAAGAATTATAGTTGAAGCTATCACAAAATACCCCGACCTTGTAGAAGAGGTTTTAATCGCTGCAGCCTTTTTATCGGCGAGAAGCCCGGTCATCTTCCCCGAGGGTGAAGAAATTGAAGCCCGCAAGGCACATGCCCTCTTCGATGAGCCCTTGGGAGACTTTGCCTCCTTCTTAAAAGTCTTTAGAATGTACTCGCAAGCCCTCGATAAGGAGAGGTTTTGTAAGATTCACTATCTTGATGACAGGGTAATGGCCGAAATAGCCAACATAAAAGAACAGCTTGAGCTCATCGTTTCCGATATGGGCGTGCCGATTTTATCTGGCGGAAAGATGGAGCACTATCTTACGGCTATAGCCAAGGGAATGATTCAGTTTGTGTGCTCGGCTCAGGGAAGGGATTCTTACCGCTCCCTTACCACAGAAAAGATTTTTATTCATCCCGGTTCCTGCATGTACAAGGAAAAAGAGCAGTTTATAGTTGCAGGCGAAATAGTGAGAACCTCGCGCATGTATGCCATGTCAGTCTCCCCTCTTTCAAAAAAGATAATCGAAGAGGTCGCCCCTGCCCTTTTAGAAAAAAAAGATAAGAGGTTAAAAACAGGAAAAGAAGAACAGAGGGCCGAAACAAAAGAAGAAAAGAAAAAGAGCGAAGAAGAAAGTGTTCTAATCGAAGGAACCCGCTATCTTATAAAAAAGATAAAAGGCAAAAAACATCTCATCCTGCCTTGGAAGGAATTTAAACTCACGGCCGAGGCTATAAGGCAAAAATATACAGAGGAAAACCAAAACGGAGCCTTGGAGCAGTTAAAGGGTTTGAGGGGAAAAATCGAAATCGGCAAAAGCGAGCTTTTATCCGGAGAAAAGATGGATTTGATTTTAAATGTAGTAAATAATTTTAATATTGAGCCAATCGAAAAAACCGCAGACGAAAAACGCTTTGATAAAAATAAAAACTATTTTTTCGAAGAGGACTTAGAAGTGCTTATAAATTCTTTAAGCCTCTTATTTAGAACTACAATCGCAAAAAAAACTACAAAGCAATTAGGCTTTATAACACTCTTTTGCGACGGAACAGGGCATTTTTGGTTTAAAACATCAAGAGGTTTTCATACAGCCTTGCACGAATGCCTTGTTTCTCTTCAAAGCCTTATTGACCTTGCAGGAGAAGATTTTAGCGAAGAGCAAAAAACAATTGTCCGCAATATCTACGGAAAAATGAATAAGATGATCTAA